The Nostoc sp. 'Lobaria pulmonaria (5183) cyanobiont' genome window below encodes:
- a CDS encoding class I fructose-bisphosphate aldolase, which produces MTTTLKEANSIESLLGKEAEDLLTHKAKVSRDLIHLPGPDFIDRIWLNSDRNPQVLRNLQLLYSSGRLANTGYLSILPVDQGIEHSAGASFAPNPIYFDPENIIKLAIASGCNAVATTLGTLGIVSRKYAHKIPFIAKINHNELLTFPNQFDQVLFADVEQAWNLGAAAVGATIYFGSEQSTRQIQEISKAFKRAHELGLVTVLWCYLRNNAFKQDKDYHLAADLTGQANHLGVTIEADIIKQKLPENNNGYGAVAKATGKSYGKTDERVYTELTTDHPIDLTRYQVLNCYSGRVGLINSGGATGKNDFAEAVRTAVVNKRAGGSGLISGRKTFQRPFEEGVKLFHTIQDVYLSPDVTIA; this is translated from the coding sequence ATGACTACAACGCTCAAAGAGGCTAATTCTATTGAGTCATTGCTAGGTAAAGAGGCTGAAGACCTACTTACTCACAAAGCAAAAGTTTCTCGTGATTTAATACATTTGCCGGGCCCAGACTTTATAGATCGAATCTGGCTCAACAGCGATCGCAATCCTCAAGTATTGCGTAATCTCCAGTTACTTTATTCTAGTGGTCGTCTGGCAAACACAGGTTATCTCTCGATTTTACCAGTAGACCAAGGGATTGAACACTCGGCAGGTGCGTCTTTTGCGCCCAATCCGATTTACTTCGATCCAGAAAATATTATCAAGCTAGCGATCGCCTCAGGTTGCAATGCTGTTGCTACCACTTTGGGAACATTAGGTATAGTTTCGCGCAAATATGCCCACAAAATTCCCTTTATTGCCAAAATCAATCACAACGAATTGCTGACTTTCCCTAATCAATTTGACCAGGTATTGTTTGCTGATGTCGAACAAGCTTGGAATTTAGGGGCCGCCGCCGTAGGTGCGACAATCTATTTTGGTTCAGAGCAATCTACCAGACAGATTCAGGAAATCAGCAAAGCTTTTAAACGCGCCCATGAACTGGGTTTGGTAACAGTTCTCTGGTGTTATCTGCGGAACAACGCTTTTAAACAAGATAAAGATTACCACCTTGCTGCTGACCTCACCGGACAGGCGAATCATTTGGGTGTAACCATTGAAGCTGACATTATTAAACAAAAGTTACCAGAAAATAACAATGGTTACGGTGCAGTTGCCAAAGCCACTGGTAAGAGTTACGGCAAAACCGATGAGCGGGTTTACACGGAATTAACAACTGATCACCCAATTGATTTAACTCGTTACCAAGTACTAAATTGCTACTCTGGGCGTGTGGGGTTGATTAATTCTGGTGGCGCGACTGGCAAAAATGACTTCGCCGAAGCAGTTCGCACCGCCGTAGTCAACAAACGCGCTGGTGGTTCAGGATTAATTTCTGGGCGAAAGACCTTCCAACGTCCCTTTGAGGAAGGTGTAAAACTGTTTCATACCATTCAGGATGTGTACTTGTCGCCAGATGTGACGATAGCTTAG
- a CDS encoding ribonuclease T2 family protein, which produces MQIKKLLIASSLLITGLFIPNAAIAQNRGTPGKFDFYVLTLSWSPDYCATNGNRDQQQCGSGRKLGFVLHGLWPQYQTGYPANCSTQKLPSEVKRRFPNLFPSAKVADHEWEKHGTCSGKTPAEYLGLSKQLKDAIAIPAAYNRPNKPVRTTITNFKNSFVSANNQIIADGVAPFCSGSGRFLQEVFFCYSKNGEPGICSAEILKRSQKSCGQPDFLVRNVR; this is translated from the coding sequence ATGCAGATTAAGAAACTTTTAATTGCATCTTCTCTGCTAATTACTGGTCTTTTTATACCTAATGCTGCCATTGCTCAAAATCGCGGTACTCCGGGTAAATTTGATTTTTATGTCCTGACACTCTCCTGGTCGCCAGATTATTGTGCGACAAATGGTAATCGTGATCAGCAGCAGTGCGGTTCTGGAAGGAAACTTGGTTTTGTACTACATGGTTTGTGGCCGCAATATCAAACTGGCTATCCTGCTAATTGTTCCACGCAAAAATTACCGTCGGAAGTAAAGCGGCGGTTTCCTAATTTGTTTCCTAGCGCTAAAGTTGCCGATCATGAATGGGAAAAACATGGTACTTGTTCGGGGAAAACTCCTGCGGAATACTTGGGATTGAGTAAACAATTAAAAGATGCGATCGCTATTCCCGCAGCTTATAATCGTCCTAATAAACCCGTGCGTACCACAATTACAAATTTTAAAAATTCATTTGTGAGTGCGAATAATCAAATTATTGCTGATGGTGTAGCACCTTTTTGTTCAGGTTCAGGAAGATTTTTACAAGAAGTCTTCTTTTGTTATTCCAAAAACGGTGAACCCGGTATTTGTAGCGCCGAGATTTTGAAGCGATCGCAAAAAAGTTGTGGTCAACCAGATTTCTTAGTGAGAAACGTTAGATAA